The proteins below come from a single Streptomyces sp. MRC013 genomic window:
- a CDS encoding sensor histidine kinase, with amino-acid sequence MPGRPRRVASLVLLTQLATAAVVTVLTTALFLVPLSERLDDQATHRALAIAQTVASRGALAAELTRTEPQPGNPVQDLAERVRRTTGAEYVVVMDERGVRYSHPNPDLVGRHVSTDPGRVLAGHDVRQIDAGTLGRTARGKTPVRTADGEIVGAVSVGIRYQNVRDRLVATVPQLLGYAAAALAVGVLAAFAVSRAVGRRTRGLTFGAIAALLDEREAMLHGIREGVVALDRHGRVRLVNDEAQRLLGLPDAAVPGGDGTGAPLEELLGPGRVTDVLTGRVRGPDLMAVHRARVLVVNRMLTQDGGAVATLRDRTELEALGRALDSTRALLDALRATDHEHANRLHTLLGLLELGLYEEAAEFVGEAVGAHRVVAEQIAERVGDPLLSALLVGKATVAAERGVALRLGPRTCLTGTVLAPHDLVTVVGNLIDNALDSVTGRDGPEAERLVEAELWAEGTTAVVRVRDTGPGVPEEQREAVFTEGWSTKPPLPDGRRGRGIGLALVRRHAERYGGSVTVAAGEGGGAEFTVVLPEALAAGGNGEPGGASGGTEEARAWT; translated from the coding sequence ATGCCGGGACGGCCGCGGCGCGTCGCCTCGCTGGTGCTCCTCACGCAGCTCGCCACCGCCGCCGTCGTCACCGTGCTGACGACGGCCCTGTTCCTCGTCCCGCTCAGCGAGCGCCTCGACGACCAGGCGACCCACCGGGCCCTCGCCATCGCGCAGACCGTGGCGTCCCGGGGCGCGCTCGCCGCCGAGCTCACGCGCACCGAGCCGCAGCCGGGCAACCCGGTGCAGGACCTCGCCGAACGGGTCCGCCGCACGACCGGGGCCGAGTACGTCGTCGTCATGGACGAGCGGGGCGTCCGCTACTCCCACCCGAACCCCGACCTCGTCGGACGGCACGTCTCCACCGATCCGGGCCGCGTCCTCGCCGGGCACGACGTCCGCCAGATCGACGCGGGCACGCTCGGCCGCACCGCTCGCGGCAAGACGCCGGTGCGCACCGCGGACGGGGAGATCGTGGGCGCGGTCTCCGTGGGCATCCGGTACCAGAACGTCCGCGACCGGCTCGTCGCCACCGTCCCCCAGCTGCTCGGCTACGCCGCCGCCGCCCTCGCGGTCGGCGTGCTCGCGGCGTTCGCCGTCTCCCGGGCGGTGGGCCGGCGTACCCGCGGCCTGACGTTCGGTGCCATCGCCGCCCTGCTCGACGAACGCGAGGCCATGCTGCACGGCATCCGGGAGGGCGTGGTGGCGCTCGACCGGCACGGCAGGGTCCGGCTCGTCAACGACGAGGCCCAGCGCCTGCTCGGCCTGCCGGACGCGGCCGTGCCCGGCGGGGACGGCACCGGTGCACCGCTGGAGGAACTGCTCGGTCCCGGCCGCGTCACCGACGTGCTGACCGGCCGTGTCCGGGGCCCCGACCTGATGGCCGTGCACCGGGCCCGGGTCCTCGTCGTCAACCGGATGCTCACACAGGACGGCGGTGCCGTCGCGACCCTGCGCGACCGCACCGAGCTGGAGGCGCTCGGCCGGGCGCTGGACAGCACGCGGGCCCTGCTCGACGCCCTGCGCGCCACGGACCACGAACACGCGAACCGGCTGCACACGCTCCTCGGACTGCTGGAGCTCGGGTTGTACGAGGAGGCCGCGGAGTTCGTCGGCGAAGCCGTCGGCGCCCACCGCGTGGTGGCCGAGCAGATCGCCGAGCGCGTCGGCGACCCGCTGCTGTCGGCGCTGCTCGTCGGCAAGGCGACGGTCGCCGCGGAGCGGGGCGTGGCGCTGCGCCTCGGTCCGCGGACGTGCCTGACCGGCACCGTCCTGGCCCCGCACGACCTCGTGACCGTCGTCGGCAACCTCATCGACAACGCGCTCGACTCGGTCACCGGGCGGGACGGCCCGGAGGCCGAGCGGCTGGTCGAGGCCGAGCTGTGGGCGGAGGGGACGACGGCGGTGGTCCGCGTTCGCGACACCGGTCCCGGCGTGCCCGAGGAGCAGCGGGAAGCCGTCTTCACCGAGGGTTGGTCCACCAAGCCCCCGCTGCCGGACGGCCGGCGCGGGCGGGGGATCGGGCTCGCCCTGGTGCGGCGGCACGCCGAGCGCTACGGCGGGTCCGTGACCGTCGCGGCGGGCGAGGGCGGTGGCGCGGAGTTCACCGTCGTGCTGCCCGAGGCACTCGCCGCGGGTGGGAACGGAGAGCCCGGCGGGGCGAGCGGGGGGACCGAGGAGGCGCGCGCGTGGACGTGA
- a CDS encoding response regulator, translating into MIDVLVVDDDVRVARINAAYTDRVPGFRTAGRAHTVAEALAWLEHHHCDLVLLDHYLPDGNGLGLVHRMRELGLRADVIMVTAARDVATLRAAMRHGALHYLIKPFTYAGLRVKLEGYAALRRTLAGGGETARQDEVDRIFGVLGSVATGPDALPKGHSAHTAELVRQALRRAGEPLSAGETAQRTGLSRQTAQRYLKLLERAGEVVRSLRYAGAGRPEHRYGWTGGPGPRRAEAPSDDAEQQARAQDGQ; encoded by the coding sequence GTGATCGACGTGCTGGTCGTCGACGACGACGTCCGGGTGGCCCGGATCAACGCCGCCTACACCGACCGCGTGCCCGGGTTCCGCACGGCCGGGCGGGCCCACACCGTCGCCGAGGCACTCGCCTGGCTGGAGCACCACCACTGCGACCTGGTGCTGCTCGACCACTACCTGCCGGACGGGAACGGGCTGGGCCTCGTCCACCGCATGCGGGAGCTGGGCCTGCGGGCCGACGTGATCATGGTGACGGCCGCCCGGGACGTCGCCACGCTCCGCGCGGCCATGCGGCACGGCGCCCTGCACTATCTGATCAAGCCGTTCACGTACGCCGGGCTGCGGGTCAAGCTGGAGGGCTACGCGGCCCTGCGCCGGACCCTCGCCGGTGGCGGTGAGACGGCCCGGCAGGACGAGGTCGACCGCATCTTCGGGGTGCTCGGCAGCGTGGCCACCGGCCCCGACGCCCTGCCCAAGGGGCACTCGGCGCACACGGCGGAGCTGGTGCGGCAGGCGCTGCGCCGGGCCGGCGAGCCGCTGTCCGCCGGCGAGACGGCCCAGCGGACCGGGCTCAGCCGGCAGACCGCCCAGCGCTACCTCAAACTGCTGGAGCGGGCCGGGGAGGTCGTCCGGTCCCTGCGGTACGCGGGCGCCGGCCGCCCCGAGCACCGCTACGGCTGGACGGGGGGACCGGGCCCGCGGCGGGCGGAGGCCCCGTCAGACGATGCCGAGCAGCAGGCCCGCGCCCAGGATGGCCAGTGA